Below is a genomic region from Carassius auratus strain Wakin chromosome 2, ASM336829v1, whole genome shotgun sequence.
aaataacaacaacttgatgtctagcattcaataaaaaaggtcacccaaaatacttgtttagagcaattgaaagaatatggtaaccaatgtaaacttgagggttTAAAGCTAATacagagtgcttttccaaaaaaaaaaaaaaaaaaaaaaaaaaaattatatatatatatatatatatatatatattaacagtgggagccagcagcctgtcatggagaaaaaaaaaaaaatctctgaatgctccacgtgaaactttggcgttcagCCCTTtatctatcgtgtctaatgattttggttaatatgcacgagggagagagagagagagagcgcaagacagcgcttgtgtagtttgaagactgtgcgCGAGCACGcctgaaactttggtgtttcgccctttttctatcgtgattaatgattttgattattatgcacaagggagagagaaagcaagaagcgctcgtgttgtttgaagactgtgagtgcgcgcgcagccagggctctctctcgtacacgCCCTGtacaaataaggctttgacagccgccaaaaaaaagatcaatgcagaaaaacccctggattggttatataacgttgtacagaatgttgatccggccatcacGTATATttagcgcacataaggtaaacgttttgcaaacgttttttagagaaataaaaacaggtcgacgaatcaatgcgcatattttgcgtcaacgtattttttgcgttgacgtcatcgatgacctcgacgcgttgtccccaGCCCTAACCAGCAGTGTTTTAGCGTTACATAAAAAGCAATTTCACAAatctgaaatgtttattttaacatcaatatacacaaaaatcattattataataaagcCACTATTTAAAAACTCTTTCCTCAACTTAGTAATATATATTAACCTTAATCTTAACATCAGGAACATCCAACAAGTAAACTAATATACCTGAAACTAGAGGTGGACAAttacttatttttgttattttaatttatctttcttattaaaaataaagaacaacAAACAATATGACTAAtacaatacaacaaaatatacaaatgaaataaacagtgctttaatTTTCAGGCAGGCCTACATTAGATACATTTTACAGTAGCATTCAAGTAAGAAACAATATAGAAACCGAATAATCaaattactaaaaactaaaacactgCATGAGCTCCACCTGAATTTTGTATACTTAGAGtaaagagcagtgagagattttctcttATTCTTTTGTTTGACAGACAGCTGTTTACTGCGTTAGGATGCTGTGATCCAAATCTGATTTCCTTTCTACCTGTTGCTGTAATGTGaaaaaaaggagatatttttCACTACTGCATTGCAgtagtaggatttttttttcagcaatgatAATCAGTAGGAAATATTCAACCAAGGACAAAAGGATTGCTTGGTATAATGCCACTGCTGTTATCAAGCCCACTACAAAACAGCAACTACACCTACCAACCGCCAATCTTCCAAAGGAAGACATACAAGAGAGTGCAAACGAACACACACAGCTGGTGTCAACCAATCAAACGCTAGCTCTGCTAAAGGGAGGGGCCTTGTTATGTATCATGATGTCATTCAGTCCCTAATGCTTTCCTCAAACAAGCCAGCTAAAGTGAAGCATTGTGTATGACAGACATTGCGTTATATGTGCTAAATGGACTGAGCAAACCATTCAATGAACTCCTAGTACACCGGAGCTCGACAATACATGCTCCAAATTTATTGCAACAAAGATGTTGAAATTGCTACAAGCTCAATGTTTATGCACAATAAGGCTTTGCTAATTAAATGCAGTTATCTTAAGTGTACCGACAAATCCAAACAGTAAAGAACAAACTAACATTAAAGTGCTGTTGTTGGTGAAAACTAAATGCTGAGGGCTCTGGTTCCTGTGAGAGCATATCGAATAACCTTGGCGTCACATGAGTCTCTACCAGTAACATGAGATTGTGGAAGTCCGACTGCAGCATGGCTTTTATTATCCTTTTTATTCAGGCATTTTTGCTCTGAGTGTTCATGGTGAATCAGAGCAGACAGGTGGAAAATTATCATTCAGGCTTTTACAAGCAAGCAAACGGCAACCAAATATGAGCAGTCATCAACTACAGCAGTgctgaatgtaaaaaaacaaaaaaaacaagaacctGAAGGTTTATCTTGGATCCGTCTGCCTTGTCTTTCTCATGTTCCTCCATCCCTTATCGTTTTCCTTTGGATACCTTGCTCATTTTCTTCCTTGTATCTGCCAACCATGCGTATCTTTATCAATGGCAGGTGTACCATACAGGCCAGAGAAGATACACTTCCCTCTTGACAGCTTGACCCAGATGATTCCAGATGAGTGGATGCTTTATTGATGCATTTTTCAGTCGACCTGCTCACCCGTAATGGATTACATCGATCAAAGGGCTGTGATAAATCACATGAGTTACATTAACTCAGGGCAAGACAGCATTTAATTATTAGAATGTGCTGCTCAGAGGATACAGCCCAACCTTAAGCAACTTCTAATGAATTATCACCGAATACACAGCTACACTGGATAAATACAATTTGAGGAATGTTATAATTGGATTTGGCTTCTTATGGGCACAGATGAGTCTCACTGCAACCATAGAAAATCAAAGGCACCAAATCCTCTGTGCATTTCTTATGCAGAGTCATGAGCTGGTTAACAAGAGGATGTTGTTTAACCTTAAGGGTGTTATTACAATCAAACCAATTAAGCCAATCAATTCTGACAATCCATGAGTCCTATGGGGGAAGTAACACTCCTATATCAGACGTTAAAAGAGCAGGCAGGAAGCACATGCCACCGGTCTGCTGACACGCTCTAATCAATAGCCCAGAGTGGCAGGAATTCTTTCATGAGATCTCTTGCATGTGGAATTAATGTCCAGCCTTGAGAACGCAAGCTGCAAAGGGAATCTGGGTATTGAAAAAGACATTCCCAAGTCATTTATAAAGAGAAAAATGAAAGCAAAGTTCAGTTGCATACATAAAAATTAGcttattttaactgaaaataaaaataataaaaagctaattttgtATCATCCTGAAGGGGTTCATTTTGAGATTATGACCACCTTACTGTACATTATCCTGCTTAATTCATGACAACTTaccaagtaaataaattaaaatgaaatattgatcTGAAATGACCTTATTTTGTGAGAAGAGACCACAAAgcgatacaaaaaaaatattaaactaccACAACTAGCAGTCGTTATAGAACCCTATTTGAACACTGAATGCTGTGACTGACACACAAGTAATCCAGAAAGTCATGtagcaatacaaaaaaatacatggaATTAAAAAGTTCTTCACCACCATGATATATTGCAAGAGGAGGAGCAAAATATTCATCCAAGAATGATCAGGCACGGGCCTGAAAACAGGAAAGGGGGCTTCCTGTGTTTTCAGGTAACGCCTGGAATCCCAGGGCATTGTCTTCCAGTCTCCATGAGTGAAAGGAAAGGGTGGAGAACTGACAGATACCTGCCTTCGTCTCCTGGAAAACACCAGACCCCTCCAAGAGGctcaaaacatacacaaactaaaGCATCAATCCTAAAAaagtattcattcatttattcagatGACCTGCCCAGAACTAATATTTAAGGAGACAAAGGCACCTTTGAGCCAGCCTTGTGAAAGGAAGCAAAGCAGGCGGCCTGGTGCATCAGAGCCGAGCATGTGAAACTCTTGTGACTACAGTGAACTAAATTCAGGACTCTCCAAATAAGGGGCTTTTCAAATTGAACGTTCAGCACTGCAGGCAACTCACTAACACACTGGTGTGAAGGGCACTGGGCACTGCGTCGAGCTTGATGAAGAACTCGACTGGGCAGCATGTGTTCCACTCAATTCATCACTCTTTGTGACAGAAATCACTGGAAAACTGTCATCATCCCAGTTGGTTTCTAGAAGAAGTGCTATAAGATAGTCTCCTCATTTTCAACCTTTAATAAGCTTAAAAATGAGAGTCTATGTAAATGACAAAAGTGAGAATCCACATTAAACAGGGCCTAATCCTTATCTATAAGGTGCTTAATAGACTGAAAATCAGGGATTAATGGAGAGGCAAGTCAAGgacacatttagtcatttaaaccTAATTGAATCTgattttgtcattgaattttaGTCCTTGGATGTAGAAACTCAAGACAACAATATTAGACATAACtctcataaaaaaatgaatatttgtttatttaaatgatgtttaAGGAGAAAGACGTCACTTTTTTAATAATGAAGTTTTTGTCACCATTGCTGAACAAGCttatgtgaagtgacattcattcagccaagtatagtgaccccatactcagaattcgtgctctgcatttaacccaaagtgcacacacacagcagtgaacacacacccggagcaatgaGCAGCCATTAATGcagcggcacccagggagcatttggggttcagtgccttgctcaagggcaactcagtcgtggtattgccagcccgagattcgaacccacaaccctaggattaAGAGGTAAACTCTTTAACCACTGGGCCACGAATTCCAATGATTAGGCATTATACACAACGTCAACAACAAATAgggtatattatttaaaaacaaaagcatttaagCTCAAGCAgagcaaatgtaaaaaatgaagcCGACTGTGCCATTAACAGTACAGAATGTGCATTCACTGTCAGATAAGCTCTCTTCTCGGCTCACTCGGAGTACATCTGCGCTTATCTGCAGTCGTGAATGCAGTGATGGACAGCTGACATTCCTCAGTGGTGTCTGGATTTCATGTTATTTCTCATTGAGGTGGTGATATTATGAAAACTCAGCTTCTCTGATGTATTTGTTCAAAAGTAATTCCAttttgtaaaatcattttttataaaaaagtatttccAAACTTCACCAGGCAGACAAGGACATTCGGTGatatttaatattgaatataatCAACTTGTTAACATGCTCCACAGCGCCACccagtacatttatttataacccACATTTACGGCTAGCATAGCAACAACACATGGTTGAATtgattagtgtttttatttttcaaatattgaatAACCAAATTAACTTGCTAAAACTTAGCAGCTCTGCTCTCTGATTGAAAGTCCAAACGGAAATGTTTTGTAACCGCTGCTGAAAAGAACAGCCATGGCCAAAACAAGTCCATGAATAGACAAGTTGGCATGGAAAACATTATTCTTAACAGATTCATAAGGGAAGTGAGTGGTAGAGAAGCCGGCCAGCATCCTTATTGAGCTATTTTGGCTCTGGAATGCCACGATGAATGCACTGGAATTTTGGAATCCAGTCCACTGAGGTCATTCTCGGAACGGTCTGCTTACATCATAGTCCCGGCCCTGTCTGCTGACAGCTACAATGAACGAACGAACGGCTCACATTGGGTGGAGGGGAGGTGGCGCATAGGGGAGCACATCCTGAGCCGTCCACCGCTAACACAATCCCACCATTCACTCCCACCCCTCCCCACCCTCTCCCAGCGTCCTCTACAAGATTAAACACATCTAAGCAGCAACTTCACAAACATCCAACAGCATTCACTTTCATCCACCATGGCAGAACCGTTCCGTACCTTTCCATTTCAATATGAGGGGCATGATGTAAGAAGCTTTGTGGATGTAGGAGAACTTTTTGAACCAGCAGGCCCAAACAGATGCCAAATCTGACAGGGCTACCTACACACCCGCCAATCCCGAGCTTTGTGTAAACGACTGGAGGAAGTGCATTATACATCTCCAAAATTTATCTTAGAGAACTCCAGGCAACAACAAATCCAAAGTGCACAGAAAAGGCTGCCTAATGCAATTCAAACTTACATTTGAAGCACACAAACATCATTTACACAGAACACAAATGGCCCTTGAATAAGCCTGTGGGAGGCACATCAACTATAACAGAATAGTTATGTTATTAATTTCCCGCAGActtataaaacagaaaaaaaagacttcctaGAAATAACAAGTCACTTAATGAACACCACCAAAAACTAAAGACCCTGCTCCGCTGATTATTTTAAAACCGGTGATTCATTACCAGTCTGTCTGAGGAAGTGATGTTTGACACGAGCATGTAGTGGGTCATTTAATTATGGGTGATATGACATCCATGAGGCCAGCTTTAATGTGAGAGGTCTGACTGCTCTCTGACTGTCAGTAATGACTAATTTCTGTCTCACTGTTACACCAGTGGGAACAAGTTAAAGACAAATACCAAAGAATAGAAAATTATGTCATAGGGTGTTGGACAGCACATGAACAGAGAAAACATGAATTCTTCACAGATTACAACACATCATCTGGATTTGAACTTTTTCCCAGTGCAGGCCTGGAAAATAAGATTAAACTGCGCTGTATTTCAAAacaaagggatatttcacccaaaatgagAATTGCGTCATAGTTTAcccatcctcatgtcattcccgAAACCGAATGACTTTATTTGTtccctggaacacaaaaggagttaTTCGGAAGACAGTGATGGTCACTGATTCCCAAACACTATAAAAAGCATCATAAAGGTTGTCCGTACAACTATATACCAAGCCTTGTTCAATCAAAAAAACGTTGAATATTCATTGATTGTTCTTTATTCATTATATCCAGTGAGTTCACTCAATGAATCAGTCTGATTCAACATCTGGACTTATTTTGTGAATTTGATTACTATTTCGAGATCGTCTCAAAAGAATGATGTTCGAACAAATCAGGAATTGCTACTTGTTAAAGAGAGCTATGGAGCATGTCAAGATTATCCATCATATGATTTCAGAAAACTTGGTAATAATCttcttacatttatattgttttttttgtccgttttttgaagcttgaaactTTAGTCcccattaataatttttttcacatgctccacagaagaaaacatcatgggtttggaatgaaataAGGGGGATCGTAAAttatgacactttttaattttagGGGAAACTTTTATGGTTATCtatattagaattttttgaatTTGATTTTAGTTGGTTCAGCTCAGAATTAGTGGGGATGGAAAATGAGAGTCAGTGACAGTGGGTGGACAGACCTGGATGTCCTGTCTTTCATGTGAAGTCCCTGGTTTCGACTTACATCCTTAAATAAGAAGACAACAGGCTGCCGTGACAACAGCCCCTGGCAACTGGTCTATAGGGTGCACACAGCCTTAAAGAAGCCTTCTTTAACCATAAATCTGGAAAAACAATCAGTAACCATGGCGTACTACTATGTCTTGTAATTCAGAATTAAAATAGTGCATGTGTATTTACAAACCCTTATTAAAACTCAAATTTAAACCAACGCAAGAAcagattttttattgtttgtcaACAATATAAAACCTTTGTCTATCCCCTATTGCACCTGTCTCCTATTACAACTGCTCTAGGAGACATAAACATCCACAACCATATCAACATTCAAACCTATTATGTGTAACCAGGATTTTCCACACAGCCCTTCCCTTAACCACAAATCGTAATACACACATTGGAATCTATCATATATTCATCCAATTGTTTCTTTACAAATTGCACTACAGTTAAAACAATCACACTAAAGGCACAAAATTCATTGTACCATCACACACAAACTACATAATGTATGAAGATATACAATTTAACCTAGTGTCTTTTCAAGTTGAAAACTGATAGTTTAAGTCACAAACAGGAAGGAAAAAGGACCAACATTTTTCTATTAGAGCTGTGGTACTATGGCAAGCCACAATTAATATTTAGTCCACACAACTAACTTAAGCAGCTATTTTAATactaatcataataatttttaattactaGTAGATAAGCCAACAATGACTGTGATCTGTTGACCAAGTAACTATTCCATAGATCTGTGGTTCATATATCAACTGTTAAACTCCAGGTAGTATATGCTAACCGTTACTCAAAAACTTGAATATATACTAGTCATGATTTGATTATTCAAAAGAAactaagtactaaaataatttcTAGATAAACTGGAAAAGGGAACTAGCAACAATTAGTATACATTTGAGTTGCGTTGAAAagtactattatatatatatatatatatatatatatatatatatatatatatatatatatatatatatatatatattatataacattcaAGTGCTGTTGACTAACTTAAATACTAGTCACTCCTGAAATAAGTACTAGCACATTATGAACACTTTGTTTAGATCCTTTTTACTGGGGCACAAGAAACAGTAAATTACCTCTGTGCCCCACCAAAAAGATACAAattataaatctatatattaacttgaaaataaattttccTGATAATATATCAGCATGTTGTTTTCTCCCAGCACTTTAGAATCAGTTTAGCACTGTTTTGATCGAATTTTATAGAatacttattttataattaaacaaaTGGAGTGCTGGCTGATGTAGACATTTACCTACTACCCACTCTAATCTTCTATGGTTTGTCACCGATGAAGCACTTTATTATGTGTGCGGTTTGACTCTGTGCTGCTGGTAAAGACAAGTTCTATAAATATAtccataaacaatatatatatataaaaaaaaaaaggtatcacaGAGCCTGAATTGAAATGCTAGAAATAACCCCAAATAAGAAACCGCCTAAAGgttaaaacggcttgccataaaGAGTCCTGTCGACAATTCTTCGGTAAACATGCGAATCTGAATTCCCTTCGGTATTAAAGGGTGATATTAAATAAAACCCTAAATCATTtggttatttaatgtatttaagctCAGAATTAAATGTAAAGCACCTCTCTGTGATTTATATCACCGAGGCGTTAAGGTGAACACATCTGAAGCCAGCGCGGCCACTGAATATCACTTACCGTAGACCCGCACCCATCCCTGCTGCTGGCAAAACGAGTCCATCAAAATCCCATCGACCACTGGGTCTAAAGAAATCCTGCCTCCCTGAATCGAGCCCACGTCGCCAGCGGTTACTGAATCCGTTTCCATGCTCGATACACCTCCACGGTAACGTCCAGGTAAAGACTCCAGTCCCGGTGGATTTCAACGCGCGTGGCAGGAGATCCTCAGTCACAATGTTTCCGCTTGTTTGTGTTGGTTTAATATCCGTCCATATagataaaaatagtttaaataaaccCGAATAAACTAGCGACAGTAGTACGACAATGTTCAAACTAAACGTTTGGAGTTTCCCATATTTGTCTTCGTTTCACAGTTGGAATATATCAATTATGTACGCACGATTCTAGTCTATGTTTACATTACAGAGCACTGTAGCCACGCAGTCggcaaaaacacaataaaataaggAAATACGGATAAATAAAAAGAGAAGCTTTTATAGTGTAAACACTTATAAAACCTAAAACATACGAAAGTGCAAAGTTTAGATCACCCTTTTCTTAAGACAGAATCAGCAGCCAAAAGTAAAAACAGAAGCAACAAGCAGCAGTTCTTGAAGTTATATCCGGATGGACCGCTGTTTCTTGAGTGTGTCCATGAATGAATCCAGGCGTCGGTTTTCCTGGATCGACGGCAGGAGTTTACTGCATTGTGTTTGCGTCAGTAATCACCAAATTAACAGCAAGTACCGGTTTATTGTTCTGTCGTCCACTTTACGCGTGAGTCGTTGTTTGGGACTCCCTCCCTTCTTCCCGGTCCTGTGGTGAGGACAGACAGCCCTTTTCACACTTCCAAATCCAAACCGCTTTTCCAGCTCAATCACATGTCATTGCCAGCCTGTGCGCTGGGATTCAGGGAAAACTAGACGATGACCGAGTGACTCGATCAACACGAATTTATGTTTTAAACCGCTTCAGACATcaattaaaattcattatttttttttagaaatattatttatttgttacattttaaataaggacGAATTGAGATAGCATCGATCGATATTGTAAGACAGATATTAAATGATTATCGAGTCTTTGAGACATCTGCTGGTTAACCTCGTGCAGTAATGTCATAATGTATTTAAGTTGATTTGACATTAATAGGCGTTGTATTTTGTTCTTGAATAACACGTTTTGTAGACATTAGACTGACTTAAGACAATATTTGCGATACTGAGAAATAATTTTGCTAACCACGAAATGCGGCCTCTGTCTCCATCTAGTGTTTATAAAGCGCACCACAAGAACATCAGCCAACagctctgctaaaaaaaaattgtctgacacagtaatttttttcttgtttatctgACCTTGATTCTCTTTATCAGTTAATAATTGAAAATTGTGCAATACATGTTCTAAAGTAAACATTCATTAAACAGCAgttaaaagctttcttttttcaGATAAAATAGTGTTGCAATTCTGTGTCAGGAatcatacaatatttattttagggtctaattattaatatttgaaaagtcTAAATGCAGAAGATGTATTGAGTTAATGTAACcaattttttgtcatttgaacGACATAATGCATCCGTGCAATGAAGTTCTAAGGCTTTCTTGTCTTTACTGTGGCTTCAGCTGtgaataaataagaaacaaaaaacttcatttagataataaaaaaataaaacataaatatatcaaacatttGTTTGGCAGGAATGTGCTAgggtaaagggatagttcacccaaaaatgaaaattactccgtgatttactcaccctcaagacatccttgaggtgtaattttcattttcaggtgaactatccctttaaatgaaaaaattgtACATTAATAATGCACTgatcacttttcactttcactgacTGATACTCAATGCCGTAAAATACCAAGATGTTCTTTGTAGATTTACATCAGTTCTCACATTGTGTGTTAAGCTTGAGCAGAACAGGTGCCAGTATGTCTTCGAGGTGCTTCTTCTGTTCGATGAAGTCTTGAATTGTTGCATTTTTGGTGTTGTGTATCCAGTCAGATTTTGCCAAACAGGTGTTCATACACACGGTCTAGCAACACACAAACATTGATTAGGAAACTTGTACTTTTGCATTTACTAAAAAGGTAAGGCTATCTGAAACAATTTCATTAAGGatatattactaataattaaTTACCTTGTCCTCTTTATTGAGCTTCCCTTGAACTTTCTCTGGATCAGCTATAATGTTTCTGATATCTTCTACTAATGCTTGCAAACTTTGTTTGGCCTctgttaggaaaaaaaaaaaattattggccTTAATCATAACAAGATTGGACTCTAGCATAATGTGTTGAAATGTATCTCTTTCCTACCAGCCCATGCCAGATACTCTGCACAGTCCAGTTTGTGATAACGCCGGGCCACATCAACAGCCTTCTCTCCCCGGAAACTGATCGCTTGGAAATCAGCCTTGAGCTCAACCAAAGTTTTTAAAGTGTCCAGCTGACCCCACATGGCAGAATAATGCAATGCTGAGTAGCCTACAGCACCAATGAACCATCAACCATTATTTATCATCAGACTGTTTTGCAGTGCAACAACTTGTAAATACTGTTACTGTACGTACACTTTTCAAGCTTAGAAATATCTTaatgaaatttgaaaaataattaaaaaagacaattttaaaatagaaacaaatggTATATAATTAAAAGGGAAATGCCAAAGTTTTCAATAAACAATATTACTTTAAATCTAGCAcacttatttatattaaatatgttagGCTTATTGTCTTCCGGTTGATTTGACCAGCAAGGATCCAGCTCAGGCCAGTAAACCGCTTCAGGCTTTAGTTTTAGCAGTAATTTGGTGTCTTGTTAGGCTAAATTAACTACACATCTACAACAGCTTTTACTGTAGGTGTTAAAGTGGACAAGCTTTAGGTATTTTAATTACAAGTAATGTTGCTGGGTTATTACCGCGCGCCGTGAGATTATTGACGTCAGCGCCGTTCCGCACGAGCTCGCGCACTATTCGGCTCCGTCCGAGTGTACACGCAGCAAACAGCGCATTTCTACCAGCCTCATCTTTTTCCCACAAAATATTCTCTGATTGCTGAGTATCGTGGGCGCTCTTGCTTTCCAAAAGACTCGTAAGTCCCTCTAAATCATCATCTAAAGCACATAAAAGTACAGTTTTCTCCTCAGTTGACCGCATCGTGCTGAAGAGTGATGGTGTGTTTCGCTGTCTCTATGGCAACCGGACTGTTTTAATGTCATTACTGTTATTGGCCACAAGATGTCGCTGTTGCTGAAATAAGAAGAGCCGATGCTCTGAGCTGAACAGTTAAATAAAGTAGAAACACGTAACCTTTATTTATAGCTGTGGAAATAAAtaagtgtgaaaataaataaatataattatcaaATTAGAAAcccaaaactattttattattcaGCTGCAATATTAGACacgaatattatttatttataacaagctAACTAATGTTGGATCAttataaaataccatattttaccatttttttttaaattatactattttttaaaaatgaaaggaaaGCCACTGAATGGCTACGACTTctccatgtaaattacattaGGCCTGTCATCTGACAACTAAATGGACTGACACTGAAAAGAAAGATACTAATCAAgataaaatatgcatttgaagTCATGTATTTTGATTCTACGAAATGAAAAGTAAACTCTAATCGATGATATATTAGTACAGTATCTGGGTAAATGTACTATCcactttatttagtttatatgcaaatatgtttttcAGTGAGAGGACGAGGGGAAAAAACTAGGAACTGGACATTTCTTGTGgtaaatttatttgatatatttcatttaaaaagggAAACGTCATTAGATGTCCCTAAAGGTAATTTCTCCCATGATGATAAAGAATGGAAAGTCAGCTGACAGGGAAACTTGTGAGTACAAATAACTTTTGTCGTCACATAATGTCATTgtacattccaaaaaaaaaaaaaaaaaaacttcctcaaTCAACTGTTAAAATATCATGACTAGTTTTAATATTAGCCTCACCTGAAAATCTCAAAATTCTGGGTCACCTCAACCCAATATTTGCCTTCATCTTTAGCATCATTAGATGAAATGGCAGGGAATTATTGTTTGGTAGAATTTACTCTATTATACAAAGGAAGCATCATTCCCTTCTGGATATAAGTGGCATCATGTCATACCAGACGGACAGTTGTGTTGCTCAAGGCATGAAACGATCACAttacagagagagtgtgtgtaatgATGGTGTGTAAAGAATGTGGAATGAATGGATTTGTGTCAGAGGTTCTGACTCAAGTGTTCACTCCTGACCTGCCCATAACTCCTGATCTGTCATTGAAGCGTTTGTAGCATGTGTGTGTTCAATGAATGACATGACAAATAGTTGTTCTATTTTAAGCCAAAGGAGGAAACCTTTTATGATCTGGGTCTGTAATTATAGGAAAAATTTGGAGCAGGCAAACCAGGGAAGGGGAATGGCAGTATCAAACAGAGACGTCAGCTACGCCTGACAGAGAAACATG
It encodes:
- the ankrd45 gene encoding ankyrin repeat domain-containing protein 45 isoform X1; protein product: MRSTEEKTVLLCALDDDLEGLTSLLESKSAHDTQQSENILWEKDEAGRNALFAACTLGRSRIVRELVRNGADVNNLTARGYSALHYSAMWGQLDTLKTLVELKADFQAISFRGEKAVDVARRYHKLDCAEYLAWAEAKQSLQALVEDIRNIIADPEKVQGKLNKEDKTVCMNTCLAKSDWIHNTKNATIQDFIEQKKHLEDILAPVLLKLNTQSEATVKTRKP
- the ankrd45 gene encoding ankyrin repeat domain-containing protein 45 isoform X2; this translates as MRSTEEKTVLLCALDDDLEGLTSLLESKSAHDTQQSENILWEKDEAGRNALFAACTLGRSRIVRELVRNGADVNNLTARGYSALHYSAMWGQLDTLKTLVELKADFQAISFRGEKAVDVARRYHKLDCAEYLAWAEAKQSLQALVEDIRNIIADPEKVQGKLNKEDKTVCMNTCLAKSDWIHNTKNATIQDFIEQKKHLEDILAPVLLKLNTQCEN